The proteins below come from a single Cannabis sativa cultivar Pink pepper isolate KNU-18-1 chromosome 3, ASM2916894v1, whole genome shotgun sequence genomic window:
- the LOC115711641 gene encoding LRR receptor-like serine/threonine-protein kinase GSO1, translating to MAGILFLFFSVITAAVIAGVHGDNSTDSSWLLKVKSELVDSSGVMENWSPGVNACSWNGVICSNGQIVSLNLSWAGLSGTIPRELWRLSSLQTLDLSSNTLTGEIPSELGQLQNLQILLLHSNYLSGMIPEEIGLLKSLQVLRIGNNMLSGEITPAISNLNELRVLGLAFCQFNGSIPVEIGNLKHLTSLDLQNNSLSGLIPKEISGCKELQNFAASNNMLEGVITPSLGSLKSLEVLNLANNSLSGSIPVSLSNLQNLKYLSLLGNRLSGQIPIELNQLSKLEVLDLSRNKLSGTINLLNTQLKSLTALVLSDNGLTGTIPRNFCLNISSMQQLLLARNKLSGSFPLELLSCSSLLQLDLSDNSLGGELPPFLDKLESLTDLVLNNNSFSGTIPPEIGNLSNLESLYLFGNRITGRIPVELGKLQRLEVIYLYDNQMTGEIPTELTNCSSLKEIDFFGNHFSGLIPKTIGKLKQLVLLHLRQNDLSGPIPPSLGFCTKLQILALADNKLSGSLPSTFRFLSELSTITLYNNSFEGPLPSSLFLLKNLKIINFSHNKFMGSIFPLTGSNFLTALDLTNNSFSGPIPISLATSRNLSRLRLAQNCLTGSIPSEFSQFTELNFIDLSFNSLIGEVLPQLSNCKKLEHLLLKNNQFTGVMPLWLGSLKELGELDLSSNNFHGIVPKELGNCSKLLKLSLYSNNFSSEIPEEIGDLTSLNVLNLQRNNFSGPIPVKIQQCKKLYELRLSENSLTGSIPVELGGLTELQVILDLSKNLLAGEIPSSLGNLMKLERLNMSSNQLQGDIPSSLGKLTSLHKLNLSNNHLQGQIPTIFSGFPLSSFMGNDHRLCGPPLVSCLESEEHGKGRLSNSQVVGIVVAIVLTSTLICLVMLYIMLRIWCNWRKVSISNSDYGIGGTDQNQQKKESEKKWAFKGEKWRTGEYWKMDSLALVTSQDNKKSPSSTTSCILNLKMAQDSMEHTLV from the coding sequence ATGGCTGGCATCTTGTTCTTGTTCTTTTCTGTCATCACTGCTGCTGTTATTGCTGGTGTTCATGGAGACAATTCCACTGATTCCTCTTGGCTTCTAAAAGTAAAATCAGAACTAGTTGATTCATCAGGAGTCATGGAAAACTGGTCTCCAGGAGTTAATGCATGCAGCTGGAATGGTGTGATATGTTCAAATGGCCAAATAGTTAGCTTGAACTTATCTTGGGCAGGACTATCAGGCACCATCCCTCGTGAGCTATGGCGGCTCTCGTCTCTCCAAACACTTGACTTGTCATCAAATACTCTCACTGGTGAAATTCCTTCTGAGCTTGGACAACTTCAAAATCTTCAAATACTACTCCTACACTCAAACTATCTATCTGGTATGATTCCAGAAGAGATTGGTCTTTTGAAGAGCTTGCAAGTTCTTAGAATAGGAAACAACATGCTATCAGGTGAAATTACACCAGCTATTAGTAACTTGAATGAGTTGAGAGTATTGGGTCTTGCCTTTTGCCAATTCAATGGAAGTATTCCAGTTGAGATTGGTAACTTGAAGCATCTCACATCTCTTGATCTGCAGAACAACAGTCTCAGTGGCCTTATACCGAAAGAGATTAGTGGCTGCAAAGAGCTTCAGAACTTTGCTGCATCAAACAACATGCTTGAAGGTGTTATAACTCCTTCATTGGGATCTCTTAAATCACTGGAAGTTCTCAACCTGGCAAACAACAGCCTCTCCGGATCGATTCCTGTTTCATTAAGTAACCTTCAAAACTTGAAGTACTTAAGTTTGCTGGGAAACAGATTGAGTGGTCAAATTCCCATTGAGCTTAATCAGTTATCTAAGCTTGAAGTACTTGACTTATCAAGAAACAAGCTTTCAGGAACCATTAATCTTCTCAATACTCAGCTAAAGAGCTTGACAGCTTTGGTTCTTTCTGATAATGGATTGACTGGTACCATTCCAAGAAACTTCTGCCTCAACATTTCAAGTATGCAACAACTTCTTCTCGCTCGAAATAAGCTCTCTGGGAGTTTTCCATTAGAGCTATTGAGCTGTTCTTCACTCCTACAGCTAGACCTTTCAGATAACAGCTTAGGAGGAGAATTACCACCTTTCTTGGACAAATTAGAGAGCCTGACAGATCTGGTGCTCAATAACAACAGCTTTTCAGGAACTATACCGCCTGAAATCGGTAACTTGAGTAACTTAGAAAGTCTTTATCTGTTTGGTAACAGGATCACAGGCAGAATCCCAGTGGAGCTAGGAAAACTGCAGAGGCTAGAAGTCATATACCTCTATGATAACCAGATGACAGGAGAAATACCAACAGAGTTAACAAACTGCTCAAGCTTAAaagaaattgatttttttggtaACCATTTTTCAGGTTTGATTCCAAAGACAATTGGGAAACTTAAGCAACTAGTTTTGCTTCATCTCAGGCAAAATGACTTGTCTGGTCCCATCCCACCAAGCTTGGGTTTCTGCACAAAGCTTCAGATCTTGGCTCTAGCTGATAACAAGCTCTCAGGTTCATTACCATCCACATTCAGATTCCTTTCAGAGCTAAGCACCATCACTCTTTACAATAACTCCTTTGAAGGTCCTCTTCCATCATCTCTCTTCCTtctaaaaaatctcaaaatcatAAATTTTTCCCATAACAAATTCATGGGAAGCATCTTTCCCCTCACTGGCTCAAATTTTCTTACTGCTTTGGATTTGACAAACAATAGTTTCTCAGGACCTATTCCAATTAGCCTAGCCACATCTAGGAACTTAAGCCGTCTTCGACTTGCTCAAAACTGCCTTACTGGCAGCATTCCTTCTGAGTTCTCTCAATTCACAGAGCTCAATTTTATTGACTTATCATTCAACAGTTTGATAGGAGAAGTCCTACCTCAACTATCAAACTGTAAAAAGCTTGAGCATCttttactaaaaaataaccAGTTCACAGGAGTAATGCCTTTATGGTTAGGAAGCTTAAAAGAGCTAGGTGAGTTAGATTTGTCATCTAACAACTTCCATGGAATAGTCCCTAAAGAACTCGGGAACTGTTCGAAACTACTCAAGCTTTCCCTGTACAGCAATAACTTCTCCAGCGAAATCCCGGAAGAGATTGGAGATCTTACATCTCTCAATGTTCTTAATCTGCAAAGAAACAACTTCTCAGGACCCATACCAGTAAAAATCCAGCAATGTAAGAAGCTATATGAATTGAGGCTCTCTGAGAATTCTTTGACAGGTTCTATACCAGTTGAGCTAGGAGGGTTGACTGAGTTACAAGTAATCCTGGACCTCAGCAAAAATTTGTTAGCTGGGGAAATTCCATCATCACTAGGAAACctcatgaagttagagagattaAACATGTCTTCAAATCAGCTTCAAGGAGATATCCCTTCTTCACTTGGAAAACTAACAAGCCTTCACAAGTTGAACCTTTCAAACAACCATCTCCAAGGACAAATACCAACAATCTTTTCTGGATTCCCACTGAGCTCTTTCATGGGCAATGATCACAGACTCTGTGGCCCACCATTAGTTTCATGTTTGGAATCTGAGGAGCATGGTAAAGGGAGGCTATCAAATTCACAAGTAGTTGGTATAGTAGTGGCCATTGTATTAACATCTACACTAATATGTTTAGTGATGCTTTATATTATGCTACGAATCTGGTGCAACTGGAGAAAAGTATCAATCTCAAACTCTGATTATGGCATTGGTGGGACTGATCAAAATCAGCAGAAGAAAGAATCTGAGAAGAAATGGGCATTTAAAGGGGAAAAGTGGAGAACTGGTGAGTACTGGAAAATGGACTCTCTAGCTTTGGTTACTTCACAAGATAATAAGAAAAGTCCAAGTAGTACCACATCATGCATTCTTAACCTCAAAATGGCTCAAGATTCTATGGAACATACCTTAGTCTAA
- the LOC115711616 gene encoding glutaredoxin, whose amino-acid sequence MGSVVGTNKKSKEELQMALNKAKEIVSSHPVVVFSKTYCGYCERVKQLLTQVGASYKVFELDEESDGSDIQAALAEWTGRRTVPNVFIGGKNVGGCDSVLEKHQTGQLVPLLTEAGSIEVKASGL is encoded by the exons ATGGGCTCGGTTGTGGGCACTAACAAAAAGAGCAAGGAAGAGCTTCAAATGGCGCTCAACAAGGCCAAGGAGATCGTCTCCTCTCACCCTGTCGTCGTCTTCAG TAAAACTTATTGTGGTTACTGTGAGAGGGTTAAGCAATTGTTGACTCAAGTGGGAGCTTCTTACAAAGTCTTTGAACTGGATGAAGAAA GTGATGGAAGTGATATTCAAGCAGCTCTAGCTGAGTGGACGGGCCGAAGAACCGTACCGAATGTATTCATTGGAGGAAAAAATGTTGGTGGCTGTGACT CGGTTTTAGAGAAGCACCAGACAGGCCAGCTTGTTCCTCTTCTTACTGAAGCTGGCTCCATTGAAGTTAAGGCTTCTGGGCTGTGA
- the LOC115711564 gene encoding uncharacterized protein LOC115711564: MAATNVGSSFSCLAAALSTPIRTRSPFQLSLSRGLYNNQQHEPQLLRYPRGKSCKFIHGILNSKGRSPKWCSALFAVSEEQPLHDEIELVASEQENLDPSAEDVSTASNSNIIFDGAGGKPGLISFYNHRSYEREDKIHVFSPEKNHNSLLWFIGPAVLVASFVFPSLYLRRMLSAIFEDSLLTDFLILFFTEALFYCGVAVFLLLIDRLGRPSMPESTANSNRTLASHFGQRISSVAALVLSLIIPMVTMGFVWPWTGPAASATLAPYLVGIVVQFAFEQYARYKKSPSWPVIPIIFQVYRLHQLNRAAQLVTALSFTVRGAEMTSHNLAINSSLGTLLNVLQCLGVICIWSLSSFLMRFFPSPAYSS, from the exons ATGGCTGCTACTAACGTTGGCTCCTCCTTCTCTTGTTTGGCTGCTGCTCTTTCCACTCCAATACGCACCAGAAGTCCTTTTCAG TTGAGCTTATCACGAGGATTATACAACAATCAACAACATGAACCTCAACTGCTAAGATATCCTAGAG GCAAGTCCTGCAAGTTCATTCATGGAATACTTAACTCAAAAGGAAGGTCCCCAAAGTGGTGCAGTGCTCTTTTTGCAGTTTCTGAGGAACAACCGCTACATGATGAGATAGAATTAGTTGCATCAGAGCAAGAAAACCTTGACCCTAGTGCTGAAGATGTATCTACTGCAAGCAATTCAAATATTATATTTGATGGTGCTGGTGGAAAACCAGGTCTAATATCCTTTTATAACCACCGTTCATACGAAAGAGAGGATAAGATTCATGTGTTTAGTCCAGAGAAGAACCACAACAGCCTGTTATGGTTTATTGGTCCGGCTGTACTTGTAGCCTCTTTTGTCTTTCCCTCTCTGTATTTGCGTAGAATGCTCTCAGCAATATTTGAGGACTCTTTGTTGACAG ATTTCCTCATACTGTTCTTCACGGAAGCTCTTTTCTATTGCGGTGTTGCTGTGTTTCTTCTTCTAATTGACCGTTTGGGGCGGCCCTCTATGCCAGAATCTACTGCAAACAGTAATAGAACGCTGGCCTCACATTTTGGACAACGAATCTCATCTGTTGCTGCTTTGGTACTTAGTCTTATAATTCCCATGGTGACAATGGGGTTCGTCTGGCCCTGGACTGGCCCTGCAGCATCTGCTACTCTTGCACCCTACCTGGTTGGTATAGTAGTCCAATTTGCATTTGAGCAGTATGCAAGATATAAGAAGTCACCATCTTGGCCTGTTATTCCAATAATCTTTCAG GTTTACAGATTACACCAACTGAACAGGGCTGCTCAGCTGGTAACAGCCCTATCGTTTACAGTAAGAGGAGCTGAGATGACCTCTCATAACTTGGCGATAAACAGCTCCCTAGGAACACTTCTGAATGTCCTCCAGTGTCTAGGGGTTATATGCATTTGGTCTCTATCAAGCTTCCTTATGAGATTTTTCCCTTCACCTGCTTATTCTTCTTAA
- the LOC115709613 gene encoding phosphoacetylglucosamine mutase isoform X1 produces MPLSLTLSPQTNFTPSTMEEEQRSLLLSTASRFPLPQGFKPSYGTAGFRAEASLLPSTLYRMGILGALRALKTQSVIGIMITASHNQVSDNGVKIVDPTGGMLSQDWEPFADSLANAPTADCLIQLISDKIERCGEKKVEVLVGRDTRPSGPSLLEATKLGIGSIIGAVAIDVGILTTPQLHWMVRASNCSTRAAEFDYFEQLSMSFRCLMDLIPGGGESIEGFHKLVVDGANGVGGEKLLVLKEMLNLKGLELEVRNTGSGGGVLNEGVGADFVQKEKVVPSGFGSQDVGIRCASLDGDADRFVYFIVPSKNSDKIELVDGDKILSLFAIFIKEQLSILMKKTNGAGNDYQCRIGVVQTAYANGASTDYLKQLGLEVVLTPTGVKHLHEKAAQYDIGIYFEANGHGTVLFSEPFLHWLEAKNDELSSDPEQRNAALRLLAVSKLINQAIGDAISGILLVEAILRHMKWSIHRWSELYHDLPSKQLKVKVVDRTAVVTANAETEVVKPPGLQEAINAETAKYSKGRCFIRPSGTEDVIRVYAEASTQDEANTLANSVANLADKFLGLGGGSKS; encoded by the exons atgccactctctctcactctctctcctCAGACAAATTTCACTCCATCAACCATGGAAGAAGAGCAGCGATCGCTTCTTCTAAGCACAGCCTCACGTTTCCCACTCCCACAAGGCTTCAAGCCATCTTACGGCACAGCTGGTTTCAGAGCCGAAGCTTCTCTTCTCCCATCCACTCTTTACAGGATGGGGATCTTGGGTGCTTTAAGGGCTTTAAAGACACAATCCGTGATTGGAATCATGATCACAGCTTCTCATAACCAGGTCTCTGATAATGGCGTCAAAATCGTCGACCCAACCGGTGGGATGCTTTCTCAGGATTGGGAGCCTTTTGCAGATTCACTCGCCAACGCACCTACTGCTGATTGTCTTATCCAACTTATATCGGACAAGATCGAGCGATGTGGTGAGAAGAAGGTTGAGGTTTTGGTTGGGAGAGATACCAGGCCTAGTGGTCCTTCTCTGCTCGAGGCTACTAAACTT GGAATTGGTTCGATTATTGGTGCTGTTGCTATCGATGTGGGAATTTTGACTACTCCTCAACTACATTGGATGGTTCGAGCTAGTAATTGTAGTACACGAGCAGCCGAATTCGATTACTTTGAGCAGCTTTCGATGTCCTTCAG GTGCTTGATGGATTTGATTCCTGGTGGAGGTGAAAGCATTGAGGGGTTTCATAAGTTGGTTGTTGATGGTGCTAATGGTGTTGGAGGTGAAAAGCTTTTGGTTTTGAAGGAAATGTTGAACTTGAAGGGGTTGGAACTTGAGGTTCGAAACACTGGAAGTGGCGGTGGCGTGCTAAATGAAGGTGTTGGTGCCGATTTTGTGCAGAAAGAGAAAGTTGTtccttctggttttggttcacAGGATGTTGGGATAAG GTGTGCTAGTTTGGATGGCGATGCTGATCGATTTGTATATTTCATAGTGCCATCGAAAAATAGTGATAAGATTGAACTTGTTGATGGGGACAAGATATTATCTTTGTTTGCTATATTTATCAAGGAGCAGCTAAGCATTCTCATGAAGAAAACCAATGGTGCTGGAAATGATTATCAATGTCGTATTGGTGTTGTACAAACTGCTTATGCAAATGGAGCATCCACAGATTATTTGAAGCAGTTAGGCCTTGAAGTTGTTCTTACACCAACAGGGGTGAAGCACCTACACGAGAAAGCTGCTCAGTATGATATTGGGATCTATTTTGAAGCAAATGGCCACGGAACTGTTTTGTTCTCTGAACCTTTTCTACATTGGTTAGAGGCCAAGAATGATGAGCTTTCTTCTG ACCCAGAGCAAAGAAATGCTGCTTTGAGATTATTAGCAGTTAGTAAGTTAATCAACCAGGCTATTGGGGATGCTATAAGTGGAATTCTTTTAGTGGAGGCTATATTAAGACACATGAAATGGTCGATACATCGATGGAGTGAGCTTTATCATGATCTACCCAGTAAGCAACTTAAG GTCAAAGTCGTAGATAGAACTGCTGTCGTTACAGCAAATGCAGAAACTGAGGTTGTGAAACCGCCTGGCCTTCAAGAAGCCATTAATGCTGAAACAG CTAAATATTCAAAAGGCCGATGTTTCATACGACCATCGGGGACAGAAGATGTGATACGTGTTTACGCAGAGGCTTCCACACAAGACGAAGCAAACACCCTAGCAAATAGTGTGGCAAACCTAGCTGATAAGTTTTTGGGCCTCGGCGGTGGTTCCAAATCCTAA
- the LOC115709613 gene encoding phosphoacetylglucosamine mutase isoform X2, with translation MPLSLTLSPQTNFTPSTMEEEQRSLLLSTASRFPLPQGFKPSYGTAGFRAEASLLPSTLYRMGILGALRALKTQSVIGIMITASHNQVSDNGVKIVDPTGGMLSQDWEPFADSLANAPTADCLIQLISDKIERCGEKKVEVLVGRDTRPSGPSLLEATKLGIGSIIGAVAIDVGILTTPQLHWMVRASNCSTRAAEFDYFEQLSMSFRCLMDLIPGGGESIEGFHKLVVDGANGVGGEKLLVLKEMLNLKGLELEVRNTGSGGGVLNEGVGADFVQKEKVVPSGFGSQDVGIRCASLDGDADRFVYFIVPSKNSDKIELVDGDKILSLFAIFIKEQLSILMKKTNGAGNDYQCRIGVVQTAYANGASTDYLKQLGLEVVLTPTGVKHLHEKAAQYDIGIYFEANGHGTVLFSEPFLHWLEAKNDELSSGAQDPEQRNAALRLLAVSKLINQAIGDAISGILLVEAILRHMKWSIHRWSELYHDLPSKQLKVKVVDRTAVVTANAETEVVKPPGLQEAINAETAKYSKGRCFIRPSGTEDVIRVYAEASTQDEANTLANSVANLADKFLGLGGGSKS, from the exons atgccactctctctcactctctctcctCAGACAAATTTCACTCCATCAACCATGGAAGAAGAGCAGCGATCGCTTCTTCTAAGCACAGCCTCACGTTTCCCACTCCCACAAGGCTTCAAGCCATCTTACGGCACAGCTGGTTTCAGAGCCGAAGCTTCTCTTCTCCCATCCACTCTTTACAGGATGGGGATCTTGGGTGCTTTAAGGGCTTTAAAGACACAATCCGTGATTGGAATCATGATCACAGCTTCTCATAACCAGGTCTCTGATAATGGCGTCAAAATCGTCGACCCAACCGGTGGGATGCTTTCTCAGGATTGGGAGCCTTTTGCAGATTCACTCGCCAACGCACCTACTGCTGATTGTCTTATCCAACTTATATCGGACAAGATCGAGCGATGTGGTGAGAAGAAGGTTGAGGTTTTGGTTGGGAGAGATACCAGGCCTAGTGGTCCTTCTCTGCTCGAGGCTACTAAACTT GGAATTGGTTCGATTATTGGTGCTGTTGCTATCGATGTGGGAATTTTGACTACTCCTCAACTACATTGGATGGTTCGAGCTAGTAATTGTAGTACACGAGCAGCCGAATTCGATTACTTTGAGCAGCTTTCGATGTCCTTCAG GTGCTTGATGGATTTGATTCCTGGTGGAGGTGAAAGCATTGAGGGGTTTCATAAGTTGGTTGTTGATGGTGCTAATGGTGTTGGAGGTGAAAAGCTTTTGGTTTTGAAGGAAATGTTGAACTTGAAGGGGTTGGAACTTGAGGTTCGAAACACTGGAAGTGGCGGTGGCGTGCTAAATGAAGGTGTTGGTGCCGATTTTGTGCAGAAAGAGAAAGTTGTtccttctggttttggttcacAGGATGTTGGGATAAG GTGTGCTAGTTTGGATGGCGATGCTGATCGATTTGTATATTTCATAGTGCCATCGAAAAATAGTGATAAGATTGAACTTGTTGATGGGGACAAGATATTATCTTTGTTTGCTATATTTATCAAGGAGCAGCTAAGCATTCTCATGAAGAAAACCAATGGTGCTGGAAATGATTATCAATGTCGTATTGGTGTTGTACAAACTGCTTATGCAAATGGAGCATCCACAGATTATTTGAAGCAGTTAGGCCTTGAAGTTGTTCTTACACCAACAGGGGTGAAGCACCTACACGAGAAAGCTGCTCAGTATGATATTGGGATCTATTTTGAAGCAAATGGCCACGGAACTGTTTTGTTCTCTGAACCTTTTCTACATTGGTTAGAGGCCAAGAATGATGAGCTTTCTTCTGGTGCGCAAG ACCCAGAGCAAAGAAATGCTGCTTTGAGATTATTAGCAGTTAGTAAGTTAATCAACCAGGCTATTGGGGATGCTATAAGTGGAATTCTTTTAGTGGAGGCTATATTAAGACACATGAAATGGTCGATACATCGATGGAGTGAGCTTTATCATGATCTACCCAGTAAGCAACTTAAG GTCAAAGTCGTAGATAGAACTGCTGTCGTTACAGCAAATGCAGAAACTGAGGTTGTGAAACCGCCTGGCCTTCAAGAAGCCATTAATGCTGAAACAG CTAAATATTCAAAAGGCCGATGTTTCATACGACCATCGGGGACAGAAGATGTGATACGTGTTTACGCAGAGGCTTCCACACAAGACGAAGCAAACACCCTAGCAAATAGTGTGGCAAACCTAGCTGATAAGTTTTTGGGCCTCGGCGGTGGTTCCAAATCCTAA